One window from the genome of Salvia miltiorrhiza cultivar Shanhuang (shh) chromosome 7, IMPLAD_Smil_shh, whole genome shotgun sequence encodes:
- the LOC130992200 gene encoding uncharacterized protein LOC130992200 produces MVGNEDKPRYRTRKWQISTNVLGVCDRNLNFSYVLSSWEGSTADSRILRDAINRPHGLKVPKGKYYLCDNGYANSDGFLTPYKGVRYHLKEWGPNNARPQNKEKLFNLRHSKARNAIERAFGILKMRWGILRSPSFYPIRVQNRLIMTAFLLNNFIRMEMPVDPIEQQLDAMPQENGGAIDATPDEFIEQVDSSPQWNVARNALADAMWLQYINNN; encoded by the exons ATGGTTGGTAATGAAGACAAACCCCGATATAGAACGAGAAAATGGCAAATATCAACTAATGTTCTAGGTGTATGTGATCGAAATCTGAATTTCAGTTACGTATTATCCAGTTGGGAAGGTTCGACTGCGGACTCTAGGATCTTACGAGATGCCATTAATAGACCTCATGGCCTTAAGGTCCCAAAGG GGAAATACTACTTGTGTGATAACGGTTACGCGAATAGTGATGGTTTCCTAACGCCGTACAAAGGTGTTAGGTACCATTTAAAAGAGTGGGGACCAAACAATGCACGACCACAAAACAAAGAGAAACTCTTTAACTTGAGACATAGTAAAGCAAGGAACGCCATAGAAAGAGCTTTTGGAATTTTGAAGATGAGATGGGGTATTCTTAGATCACCGTCTTTCTATCCGATTCGAGTGCAAAATAGACTCATAATGACAGCTTTTTTGCTCAACAATTTCATTCGGATGGAAATGCCCGTCGATCCTATTGAACAACAACTAGATGCCATGCCCCAAGAGAACGGTGGAGCAATAGATGCAACACCCGATGAATTCATAGAACAAGTAGATAGTTCCCCCCAATGGAATGTGGCGAGGAATGCCTTGGCCGATGCTATGTGGTTGCAATATATAAATAACAACTAG